The Neobacillus sp. PS3-34 genome has a window encoding:
- the hflX gene encoding GTPase HflX yields MKKDKKRKRGTALEQKSTLEKAILVGCQTTSNDDLRFQYSMEELVSLTETAKGEALISVVQKRERVHPATYIGKGKVEELQALVEELEADIVIFNDELSPSQKRNLGSALDARIIDRTQLILDIFAQRARSKEGKLQVELAQLQYLLPRLAGQGTALSRLGAGIGTRGPGETKLESDRRHIRKRIDDIKGQLNVIVHHRDRYRERRKKNKAFQVAIVGYTNAGKSTLFNRLSEADSYEENQLFATLDPMTRKIILPSGFMALVTDTVGFIQDLPTTLIAAFRSTLEEVKEADLLLHVVDMSNPDYFHHEKTVNKLLDDLDIKDIPQLTVYNKRDILHPDFVPTAKTPTAFISAYDELDRSALKKKMEEMVIEGMEPYNVQIPSTEGKLLSQLKNETILRELSFHEDHQLYICKGFSLRDHQITGQLQKYTV; encoded by the coding sequence ATGAAAAAAGATAAAAAACGGAAAAGAGGAACTGCTTTGGAACAGAAATCTACTCTAGAAAAAGCGATTCTGGTCGGGTGCCAAACGACCAGTAACGACGATTTACGCTTTCAATATTCCATGGAAGAATTAGTTTCCCTAACCGAAACTGCAAAGGGAGAAGCATTAATTTCCGTCGTACAAAAGCGCGAACGCGTTCATCCTGCCACGTATATTGGAAAAGGGAAGGTTGAAGAGCTTCAGGCATTAGTGGAGGAATTGGAAGCGGATATTGTCATTTTTAATGATGAGCTTTCTCCCAGCCAAAAAAGAAACCTGGGATCTGCGCTGGATGCGAGGATTATTGACCGAACGCAGCTGATCCTTGATATTTTTGCCCAGAGAGCGCGTTCTAAAGAAGGTAAGCTGCAGGTTGAGCTTGCCCAGCTGCAGTACCTCCTTCCTCGCCTTGCCGGACAGGGGACTGCACTTTCAAGGCTGGGGGCAGGGATTGGAACGAGAGGGCCGGGAGAAACAAAGCTTGAATCCGATCGCCGCCATATAAGAAAAAGAATTGATGATATTAAGGGTCAGTTAAATGTTATTGTTCATCACCGTGATCGGTACAGGGAGCGACGGAAGAAAAATAAAGCATTTCAGGTCGCAATTGTTGGATACACAAATGCCGGAAAATCAACCCTTTTCAACCGACTGTCAGAAGCGGATTCCTATGAGGAAAATCAGCTGTTTGCTACGCTTGACCCGATGACAAGAAAGATTATCCTGCCAAGTGGCTTTATGGCCTTAGTAACCGATACAGTTGGATTTATCCAGGATTTGCCGACCACATTGATCGCGGCCTTTCGATCAACCCTGGAGGAAGTAAAAGAAGCGGATCTTCTATTGCATGTAGTCGATATGTCGAATCCGGATTACTTCCATCATGAGAAAACAGTTAACAAGCTGTTGGATGATCTCGATATCAAGGATATTCCGCAATTGACCGTATATAACAAAAGGGATATACTACACCCGGATTTTGTCCCAACTGCCAAAACACCGACAGCATTCATCAGTGCTTACGATGAGTTGGACAGGAGTGCATTGAAAAAGAAGATGGAAGAAATGGTCATCGAGGGGATGGAGCCGTATAATGTCCAAATTCCTTCGACAGAGGGCAAACTTTTATCACAATTAAAAAATGAAACGATTTTACGCGAACTATCATTCCATGAAGATCATCAGCTGTATATTTGCAAAGGATTCTCCTTAAGAGACCATCAGATTACAGGACAGCTGCAAAAATACACCGTTTAG
- a CDS encoding trimeric intracellular cation channel family protein, which yields MTWEVLSMIGTVAFAVSGAIVAMEEEYDILGVYILGIVTAFGGGAIRNLLIGVPVSALWEQGLFFQIALLSMTAVFLFPNNLLRHWQRWGNLFDAIGLSAFAIQGALYASKMGHPLSAVIVASVLTGIGGGIIRDLLAGRKPMVLKSEIYAVWSIITGAAIGLKLTTTPIELYSLFAIITILRVLSYTFDWKLPIRRLRAN from the coding sequence ATGACATGGGAAGTTTTGAGTATGATCGGTACTGTTGCGTTTGCCGTCAGCGGCGCGATCGTCGCTATGGAAGAAGAGTATGATATTTTAGGTGTCTACATCCTCGGGATTGTAACGGCTTTCGGAGGCGGTGCGATCAGGAATTTATTAATTGGAGTGCCTGTTTCTGCCCTATGGGAGCAGGGTTTATTTTTTCAAATTGCTTTGCTGTCGATGACCGCCGTTTTTTTATTTCCAAACAATTTGTTAAGGCACTGGCAAAGATGGGGAAATTTATTTGATGCCATCGGCCTTTCCGCCTTTGCAATCCAAGGTGCTTTATATGCTTCAAAAATGGGGCACCCGCTAAGCGCAGTCATTGTCGCATCTGTGCTGACAGGTATTGGCGGAGGAATTATCCGGGATTTGCTGGCAGGACGTAAACCAATGGTATTAAAATCCGAGATTTATGCGGTATGGTCGATCATAACTGGCGCTGCCATCGGATTAAAACTGACAACAACACCAATTGAGCTATATTCGTTGTTCGCGATTATTACAATTTTGCGTGTGCTTTCTTATACATTTGACTGGAAGCTTCCTATTAGAAGGCTGCGGGCTAATTAA
- a CDS encoding GNAT family N-acetyltransferase, whose protein sequence is MKIEIRQAVDGDRDIFIDFAVKLSNFNRNNHNSECKYDNYETVINSIIRNAQETFDSRNEDTSILIAELEGKPVGYALGRIFEENETADNGTGRMGLFDELFLDDTARGLGMGQKLFDETINWMKEKRINRIKLHAYSWNNHAKRLYERNGFREYAVSYETYI, encoded by the coding sequence ATGAAAATAGAGATCAGACAAGCAGTAGATGGTGATAGAGATATTTTTATTGATTTTGCAGTTAAGTTAAGTAACTTCAATCGAAATAACCATAACAGCGAATGTAAATATGATAATTATGAAACTGTAATTAATTCAATAATACGGAATGCACAAGAAACATTTGATAGTAGAAACGAAGATACTTCAATTCTTATAGCAGAATTAGAAGGTAAACCGGTAGGATATGCTTTAGGGAGAATATTTGAAGAAAATGAAACAGCAGATAATGGTACAGGCAGGATGGGACTATTTGATGAACTGTTTTTAGATGATACAGCAAGAGGACTTGGAATGGGACAAAAATTATTTGATGAAACAATAAATTGGATGAAAGAAAAAAGAATTAATAGAATTAAATTACATGCTTATTCTTGGAATAATCATGCTAAAAGATTATATGAACGAAACGGCTTTCGAGAATATGCAGTATCCTATGAAACATATATTTAA
- a CDS encoding glutaredoxin family protein: MNDITVYTTNTCPYCTMMKNFLEAQGLPFKEVNVQQDAEAARKLVDETGQMGVPQTKVNGEWVLGCDPEALMAKVK; this comes from the coding sequence ATGAACGATATTACTGTCTATACAACGAATACTTGTCCATATTGCACGATGATGAAAAACTTCCTGGAGGCACAAGGCCTGCCTTTTAAAGAAGTAAATGTCCAGCAGGATGCTGAGGCGGCAAGGAAGCTTGTTGATGAAACCGGCCAGATGGGCGTGCCGCAAACAAAGGTAAACGGCGAGTGGGTATTAGGCTGCGATCCAGAAGCATTAATGGCAAAAGTAAAATAA
- the spoVK gene encoding stage V sporulation protein K: protein MDQPIRMKNNGQISIVLNSQKRKTLQKEMPDYQVVPKVIPPEHTALKEVEDELGALVGMAEMKRMIKEIYAWIYVNKKREEYGLKAKKQALHMMFKGNPGTGKTTVARLIGKLFNKMNVLSKGHLIEAERADLVGEYIGHTAQKTRDLVKRANGGILFIDEAYSLGRGGEKDFGKEAIDTLVKHMEDKQHEFILILAGYSQEMEYFLTLNPGLHSRFPLVVDFPDYNIEQLLEIADLMLKEREYSLSHDAQRKLRDHLIWIKTIIGDNHFSNGRYVRNIIEKSIRSQAMRLLMQNTYDRHELMTLRSIDLVFEED from the coding sequence TTGGACCAACCCATTCGGATGAAAAATAACGGTCAGATCAGCATTGTGCTCAATTCGCAGAAGAGAAAGACCTTGCAAAAAGAAATGCCAGATTATCAAGTGGTTCCAAAGGTTATTCCTCCAGAGCACACAGCACTGAAGGAAGTGGAAGATGAGCTTGGGGCACTGGTTGGTATGGCAGAAATGAAACGGATGATTAAAGAGATTTATGCATGGATATATGTAAATAAAAAGCGAGAGGAGTACGGGTTAAAGGCGAAAAAGCAAGCGCTTCATATGATGTTCAAGGGAAATCCGGGTACAGGAAAAACCACAGTGGCGCGCTTGATCGGTAAGCTGTTTAATAAAATGAATGTACTTTCAAAGGGCCATTTAATTGAAGCAGAACGTGCGGACCTTGTTGGCGAGTACATCGGCCATACAGCACAAAAAACAAGGGACTTAGTTAAAAGGGCAAACGGAGGCATCCTATTCATTGATGAGGCTTACTCACTTGGCAGGGGCGGAGAAAAGGACTTTGGCAAGGAAGCGATCGATACTCTTGTGAAGCATATGGAAGATAAGCAGCATGAATTCATTTTAATTTTAGCTGGCTATTCACAGGAAATGGAATATTTCCTTACTTTGAATCCAGGACTTCATTCCCGTTTTCCGCTTGTGGTTGATTTTCCTGATTACAATATTGAGCAACTGCTTGAAATTGCCGACCTTATGCTAAAGGAGCGGGAATATTCCTTGAGTCATGATGCGCAGCGCAAATTACGCGACCACCTGATTTGGATTAAAACCATTATTGGGGATAATCATTTTTCAAACGGTAGATACGTCCGGAATATTATTGAAAAATCCATCAGGTCACAGGCAATGAGACTGCTGATGCAAAATACCTATGACCGCCACGAATTAATGACACTTAGAAGCATTGATCTCGTATTTGAGGAAGATTAA
- the hfq gene encoding RNA chaperone Hfq — protein MKTTINIQDQYLNQLRKDGTSCTVFLLNGFQLRGTIKGFDNFTVLFECEGKQQLVYKHAISTFSPQRNVQLDLEGQ, from the coding sequence ATGAAAACAACCATCAATATTCAGGACCAATACTTAAACCAATTACGCAAAGACGGAACAAGCTGTACCGTATTTTTATTAAATGGCTTCCAATTAAGAGGCACAATTAAAGGCTTTGATAATTTCACTGTTCTGTTTGAATGCGAGGGCAAACAGCAGCTTGTATACAAGCACGCCATTTCTACTTTCTCGCCGCAGCGAAATGTACAGCTTGACCTGGAAGGTCAATGA
- the miaA gene encoding tRNA (adenosine(37)-N6)-dimethylallyltransferase MiaA yields the protein MKQKLLVIIGPTAVGKTKLSVELAKRLNGEIISGDSMQIYKGMDIGTAKVKEAEMEGIPHHLIDIKDPEESFSAAEFQDLVRGEITRIADKGKLPIIAGGTGLYIQSVIYDYQFSDTPADLDFRKLLEERALAIGNEALHQELAAVDPDSAQQIHPNNIRRVIRALEIYHCTGKTMKEFQSAQQPELLYDTALVGLTMDRELLYDRINLRVDLMMEEGLLDEVKELHDRGITECQSIQAIGYKELYDYLDGKVSLETAIENLKQNSRHYAKRQLTWFRNKMNVEWFDMTDTKNLSKKITEISQYVEGKLQVKSNTY from the coding sequence ATAAAACAAAAATTATTAGTCATCATCGGACCTACGGCTGTGGGAAAAACAAAGCTGAGTGTAGAATTGGCCAAGCGGCTGAACGGGGAAATTATTAGCGGTGATTCGATGCAAATATATAAAGGCATGGATATTGGGACGGCCAAAGTAAAGGAAGCGGAAATGGAAGGAATTCCTCACCATTTAATTGATATTAAAGATCCTGAGGAATCTTTTTCAGCAGCCGAGTTTCAAGATCTTGTCCGCGGGGAAATAACCAGGATAGCGGATAAGGGAAAACTTCCAATCATTGCCGGTGGTACAGGACTATATATTCAATCGGTCATTTATGATTATCAATTTTCCGACACACCTGCAGATCTAGATTTCCGCAAGCTGCTTGAGGAAAGAGCTCTGGCAATTGGAAACGAAGCACTGCATCAAGAGTTGGCTGCGGTTGACCCTGACAGTGCCCAGCAAATCCATCCGAACAACATCCGCAGAGTGATCCGGGCACTTGAAATTTATCATTGTACAGGGAAGACGATGAAGGAGTTTCAATCTGCACAGCAGCCAGAATTGCTTTACGATACGGCACTGGTAGGACTTACGATGGACCGGGAATTATTGTATGATCGTATTAATTTGCGCGTGGACTTAATGATGGAAGAAGGCCTTCTTGACGAGGTCAAAGAACTCCATGACAGAGGTATCACGGAATGTCAGTCAATCCAGGCTATCGGCTATAAAGAACTTTATGACTACCTAGATGGAAAAGTATCACTTGAGACAGCGATTGAAAATTTAAAACAAAATTCACGCCATTATGCAAAAAGGCAGCTTACCTGGTTTCGAAACAAGATGAACGTGGAATGGTTTGATATGACAGATACAAAAAACCTGTCAAAAAAAATAACGGAAATTTCTCAATATGTGGAAGGAAAGCTCCAAGTAAAATCGAATACATATTAG
- a CDS encoding AAA family ATPase — translation MEKSWCPTKIHIIGSVGSGKTTLARELSSKLNVPFFELDNIVWKRFGNGDIRRSPEERNAHLNNIIKLDAWIIEGVHHEWVLDSFQNADLIIFLDTDYLKRTVRIIKRFILQKIGVEKANYKPTIKMFRKMFEWNAYFENISKSKILKVLMPFQDKLLLIKDRVELEKYLLYRKKEIEGDVHDKNK, via the coding sequence ATGGAAAAAAGTTGGTGTCCAACAAAAATTCATATTATCGGATCTGTCGGGAGTGGAAAAACCACGCTGGCAAGAGAATTGTCTTCTAAATTGAATGTTCCATTCTTCGAGTTGGATAATATCGTTTGGAAAAGGTTTGGAAATGGTGATATCAGACGGAGCCCGGAAGAAAGAAATGCCCATTTGAACAATATTATTAAATTAGATGCCTGGATTATCGAAGGTGTTCACCACGAATGGGTATTGGATAGTTTTCAAAATGCTGATTTGATCATTTTTTTAGATACAGATTATTTAAAAAGGACAGTTAGAATTATCAAGAGGTTTATTTTGCAAAAGATTGGCGTGGAAAAAGCAAACTATAAACCGACTATTAAAATGTTCAGAAAAATGTTTGAGTGGAATGCTTATTTTGAAAATATAAGTAAATCCAAGATTTTAAAAGTATTAATGCCTTTTCAAGATAAGCTGCTACTGATCAAGGATAGGGTGGAACTTGAAAAATACTTATTATATAGAAAAAAGGAGATTGAGGGGGACGTACATGATAAAAACAAATGA
- the mutL gene encoding DNA mismatch repair endonuclease MutL, producing MKELVENAIDAGSTVIEIDVEEAGLAKIRITDNGDGIEEEDVLTAFQRHATSKIKDETDLFRIRTLGFRGEALPSIASVSRLEMKTSTGEGAGHRVVIEGGKVETFEKSSSRKGTDLTITDLFFNTPARLKYMKTIHTELGNITDVVNRLALSHPEVSFRLIHNERKLLHTNGNGDVRQVLAAIYGLGIAKQLIPVTGQSLDFKLSGYISMPEVTRASRNYISTMINGRFIRNYALAKAIQEGYHTLLPIGRYPIVLLNIEMDPLLVDVNVHPSKMEVRISKEAELNELISSTIKAVFKTKELIPSGVISVKKEQPKSEQTAFSLDEFPQRDPFVSPVRMTETVMEHPAPMARTEEIPYFPTTVVQKEIDTHSHMPAIAEDDFAAPVTEDFYEEIPEPVLPPVGTGDESRVPKMYPIGQMHGTYIFAQNEKGLYIIDQHAAQERIKYEYFREKVGQVESELQEMLVPLTFEYSTDEFIKIEENRAELEKVGIFLEEFGINSFIVRSHPQWLPKGEEKEIIEEMIEQLLSMKKVDIKKLREEAAIMMSCKASIKANRHLRNDEIQTLLDDLRRASDPFTCPHGRPIIVQYSIYEMEKMFKRVM from the coding sequence GTGAAGGAATTGGTTGAAAATGCGATTGATGCCGGGAGCACTGTCATCGAGATTGATGTGGAGGAGGCGGGACTTGCGAAAATCCGGATTACCGATAATGGCGATGGGATTGAAGAAGAGGATGTCCTGACCGCCTTCCAGCGTCATGCCACCAGTAAAATCAAGGATGAAACCGATCTTTTTCGGATTCGGACTCTTGGCTTCAGAGGCGAGGCTCTCCCAAGTATCGCCTCGGTTTCCCGTCTGGAAATGAAGACCTCGACAGGTGAGGGTGCCGGACACAGGGTTGTGATTGAAGGCGGAAAAGTGGAAACCTTCGAAAAGTCATCAAGCAGAAAAGGGACAGACTTGACGATAACTGATTTGTTTTTTAACACACCAGCTCGCCTTAAATATATGAAGACAATTCATACGGAGCTAGGAAATATTACGGACGTGGTCAACCGGCTTGCTCTTTCACATCCGGAGGTATCATTCCGGCTCATTCATAACGAGCGGAAGCTGCTGCACACAAATGGAAACGGAGATGTCCGGCAGGTGCTCGCTGCCATTTATGGCCTCGGTATCGCGAAACAGCTGATCCCTGTTACCGGCCAGTCACTTGATTTTAAATTAAGTGGATATATTTCCATGCCAGAAGTGACGAGAGCTTCCCGGAATTACATTTCCACCATGATCAATGGACGGTTTATCCGCAATTATGCGCTCGCAAAAGCAATCCAGGAAGGCTATCATACACTGCTGCCGATTGGAAGGTATCCGATTGTCCTGTTAAATATCGAAATGGACCCCTTGCTCGTCGATGTGAACGTCCATCCTTCAAAAATGGAGGTTCGGATTAGTAAGGAAGCAGAATTGAACGAGCTGATTTCAAGCACAATTAAAGCGGTCTTTAAAACGAAGGAGCTTATACCATCAGGTGTCATTTCGGTAAAAAAAGAACAGCCCAAGTCGGAACAGACAGCATTTTCTCTGGATGAGTTTCCACAGCGGGACCCATTTGTTTCACCTGTGAGGATGACGGAAACCGTTATGGAACATCCGGCGCCTATGGCTCGTACCGAAGAAATTCCTTATTTTCCAACCACAGTCGTGCAAAAAGAAATAGATACTCATTCACATATGCCTGCAATTGCGGAAGATGATTTTGCGGCTCCAGTGACTGAAGATTTTTATGAAGAAATTCCTGAGCCGGTTTTACCTCCTGTAGGCACAGGGGATGAGAGCAGGGTACCAAAGATGTATCCGATCGGGCAGATGCATGGCACATATATTTTCGCCCAAAATGAAAAGGGACTGTACATTATTGACCAGCACGCAGCACAGGAGCGGATTAAGTATGAGTATTTCCGCGAAAAGGTCGGCCAGGTGGAAAGTGAACTGCAGGAAATGCTCGTCCCGCTTACATTTGAATATTCAACAGATGAATTTATAAAAATAGAAGAAAATCGAGCGGAGCTTGAAAAAGTTGGTATTTTCCTCGAAGAATTTGGCATCAATAGCTTTATTGTCAGATCGCATCCTCAGTGGTTACCTAAGGGTGAGGAGAAGGAAATTATCGAAGAGATGATTGAACAGCTTCTTTCCATGAAAAAAGTCGACATCAAAAAGCTCCGCGAAGAGGCAGCGATTATGATGAGCTGCAAAGCCTCCATCAAAGCGAACCGGCACCTGCGGAATGATGAGATCCAAACACTGCTGGACGACCTGCGCAGGGCTTCTGATCCGTTTACATGTCCACATGGAAGGCCGATCATTGTTCAGTATTCGATTTATGAAATGGAAAAGATGTTTAAGAGGGTTATGTAG
- a CDS encoding GNAT family N-acetyltransferase: MDFPELETKRLKLVELKKEHAMDFFAILSLDEVTRHYGMDKLASVEDAEHIIELMQTNYVEKRGCRWGIVLKETGELIGTAGLNALMLKNKRAEIGYEIHPEHWRKGYASEALRGILEYSFTSLGLERMGAVVYPENQASYQLLEKLGFQKEGMLRKYMHQNNKAHDTFVYSLLDTEWFASREYQ, encoded by the coding sequence ATGGATTTCCCTGAACTGGAAACAAAAAGATTAAAATTGGTAGAATTAAAGAAGGAACACGCAATGGATTTCTTCGCCATCCTTTCTTTGGACGAAGTGACCAGGCATTACGGCATGGATAAATTGGCGAGTGTGGAAGATGCTGAACATATAATTGAATTGATGCAAACTAACTATGTTGAAAAACGTGGTTGCCGGTGGGGCATTGTGCTAAAGGAGACCGGAGAATTAATCGGCACTGCCGGGCTTAATGCCCTTATGTTAAAGAACAAGCGTGCGGAAATTGGATACGAGATCCATCCTGAGCATTGGAGGAAGGGTTACGCATCAGAGGCATTGAGGGGCATTTTAGAATACAGTTTTACTTCTCTAGGATTAGAGAGGATGGGAGCGGTGGTTTATCCGGAAAATCAGGCATCCTATCAGCTGCTGGAGAAACTGGGCTTTCAAAAAGAAGGCATGCTGCGCAAATACATGCATCAAAATAATAAGGCACATGACACGTTTGTGTATTCCTTACTGGATACAGAATGGTTTGCAAGCCGGGAATACCAATAA
- a CDS encoding outer spore coat protein CotE, protein MGEYREIITKAVVAKGRKFTQSNHTICPAHSPTSILGCWIINHKYEAKKIGKTVEIHGSYDINVWYSYNDNTKTEVVTERVTYHDVIKLKYRDHDVIDDKEVIARVLQQPNCVEAVISPNGNKIIVHVEREFLVEVIGETKVCVKVHADACKDCDDDEWGTHVDDEEFEELNPDFLVGSEEE, encoded by the coding sequence ATGGGAGAATACAGAGAGATTATCACCAAAGCGGTCGTAGCGAAAGGGCGGAAATTTACACAGTCCAATCATACGATTTGCCCGGCACATAGTCCAACCAGCATCCTTGGCTGTTGGATTATCAACCATAAATACGAGGCGAAAAAAATCGGTAAAACAGTAGAGATACACGGCTCTTATGACATTAACGTTTGGTACTCCTATAATGATAATACAAAAACAGAAGTAGTTACTGAACGGGTTACTTATCATGATGTCATAAAGTTAAAGTATCGTGACCACGATGTCATCGACGATAAGGAAGTCATCGCAAGAGTGCTTCAGCAGCCAAATTGCGTAGAAGCAGTCATTTCCCCTAATGGAAACAAGATTATTGTCCATGTAGAACGGGAATTCCTCGTGGAGGTGATCGGCGAAACAAAAGTGTGTGTAAAGGTTCATGCCGATGCTTGCAAGGATTGTGATGATGATGAATGGGGCACTCATGTAGATGATGAGGAATTTGAAGAATTAAATCCGGATTTCCTTGTCGGTTCGGAGGAAGAGTAA
- a CDS encoding RicAFT regulatory complex protein RicA family protein, producing MAKYTKDDIVARAVELASIIAETEEVDFFKRAEAQIHSNPKVSMLISDIKGLQKQAVNLQHYGKPEALKKVEDKITSIEQELDEIPVVQEFKQSQMEVNELLQLIASTISNTVTDQLIESTGGDVLRGETGAALNNSNDSCNH from the coding sequence GTGGCGAAATATACAAAAGACGATATCGTCGCTCGTGCAGTGGAATTGGCAAGCATTATTGCAGAAACAGAAGAAGTAGATTTTTTCAAACGCGCTGAAGCACAGATTCATAGCAATCCAAAGGTAAGCATGCTGATTAGTGACATTAAAGGGCTGCAAAAGCAGGCTGTTAACCTTCAGCATTACGGTAAGCCAGAAGCATTGAAAAAGGTGGAGGATAAAATTACTTCCATCGAGCAGGAGCTGGATGAAATCCCTGTTGTTCAGGAATTCAAGCAATCCCAAATGGAAGTAAATGAACTTCTGCAGCTGATTGCATCAACGATTTCAAATACAGTAACAGATCAGCTGATCGAATCAACTGGCGGAGACGTTTTACGCGGCGAAACAGGTGCTGCATTGAACAACTCCAATGACAGCTGTAATCATTAA
- the miaB gene encoding tRNA (N6-isopentenyl adenosine(37)-C2)-methylthiotransferase MiaB, with amino-acid sequence MNEKQRLESQQAESANSSDKKSAKDYSKYFETVITAPSLKDAKKRGKEEVKYHNDFAISEEFRGMGDGRKFYIRTYGCQMNEHDTEVMAGIFMALGYEPTDNTEDANVILLNTCAIRENAENKVFGELGHLKHLKTQKPDLLIGVCGCMSQEESVVNKILKTYNQVDMIFGTHNIHRLPNILHEAYMSKEMVIEVWSKEGDVIENLPKVRRGNIKGWVNIMYGCDKFCTYCIVPYTRGKERSRRPEEIIQEVRQLAAHGYQEITLLGQNVNAYGKDFEDISYGLGDLMEEISKIDIPRIRFTTSHPRDFDDRLIEVLAKGGNLMDHIHLPVQSGSTDVLKIMARKYSREHYLELVRKIKAAIPNASLTTDIIVGYPNETDEQFEETLSLYREVGYDAAYTFIYSPREGTPAAKMVDNVPMEVKKERLQRLNALVNEYSALAMKKYVGQVVDVLVEGESKNNPDVLAGYTSKSKLVNFIAPKTAIGKIVKVKITDAKTWSLNGEMVEELETAEVN; translated from the coding sequence ATGAATGAAAAACAACGGTTAGAAAGTCAGCAAGCTGAAAGTGCTAATTCTTCGGACAAAAAATCCGCCAAGGATTACAGCAAGTACTTTGAAACGGTCATCACTGCACCGTCTTTAAAGGACGCAAAAAAACGCGGTAAAGAAGAAGTAAAGTATCATAATGACTTTGCCATCTCTGAAGAGTTCAGGGGAATGGGCGATGGCCGTAAATTCTACATCAGAACATACGGCTGCCAAATGAATGAACATGATACCGAAGTTATGGCGGGTATCTTTATGGCACTTGGCTATGAGCCGACAGATAATACTGAAGATGCTAATGTGATTTTGCTAAACACCTGTGCGATTCGTGAAAATGCTGAGAACAAAGTGTTTGGTGAATTAGGCCATCTTAAGCATTTAAAAACGCAAAAGCCCGATCTGTTAATTGGTGTTTGCGGATGCATGTCGCAGGAAGAATCAGTGGTTAACAAGATTCTGAAAACCTATAACCAGGTTGACATGATTTTCGGTACTCATAATATTCACCGCCTGCCAAACATTTTGCACGAAGCATATATGTCCAAGGAAATGGTCATTGAGGTTTGGTCCAAGGAAGGCGATGTAATCGAGAACCTTCCAAAGGTGCGCCGCGGCAATATCAAAGGCTGGGTCAATATTATGTACGGCTGCGATAAGTTCTGTACGTACTGCATCGTTCCTTATACGAGAGGAAAAGAACGGAGCCGCAGACCTGAAGAAATTATTCAGGAAGTACGCCAGCTGGCTGCTCATGGATATCAGGAAATCACACTGCTTGGGCAAAATGTTAATGCTTACGGAAAAGATTTTGAAGATATATCCTATGGCCTTGGCGATTTAATGGAGGAAATCAGCAAAATCGATATCCCACGCATTCGTTTTACCACAAGCCATCCGCGCGATTTTGATGACCGCCTGATTGAAGTTCTGGCGAAGGGCGGCAATTTGATGGATCATATCCATCTGCCTGTTCAATCCGGTTCAACCGATGTCCTGAAAATTATGGCCCGCAAATATTCAAGAGAGCATTATCTTGAGCTGGTACGTAAAATCAAGGCAGCTATTCCGAATGCTTCGTTAACTACAGATATTATTGTCGGGTATCCGAATGAAACAGACGAGCAGTTTGAAGAAACGCTGTCATTATACCGTGAAGTCGGTTATGATGCCGCATATACCTTCATTTATTCTCCACGCGAAGGTACACCTGCAGCCAAGATGGTTGATAATGTACCAATGGAAGTAAAAAAGGAACGCTTACAGCGCTTAAATGCTCTCGTTAATGAATATTCTGCATTAGCGATGAAAAAGTATGTGGGCCAGGTGGTCGACGTACTTGTTGAAGGCGAAAGCAAAAACAATCCTGATGTATTGGCAGGATATACAAGCAAAAGCAAGCTTGTAAACTTTATTGCCCCAAAAACGGCAATTGGCAAAATTGTAAAAGTAAAAATTACAGATGCCAAAACTTGGTCATTAAACGGAGAAATGGTAGAAGAATTAGAAACGGCAGAGGTGAACTAA